Proteins encoded in a region of the uncultured Paludibaculum sp. genome:
- a CDS encoding amino acid permease, which produces MILESSPPQLERRLGLWDAVSLVVSAVIGSAIFLIPATLLRPQPSPLAAMLVMVFAGLLSWFGALAYAEMGAMFPDTGGEYIYLRESWGPLPGFLLGWSFFAVIQGGGLAALAVGFSTLLGGVMPLSHWEGKLVAVGLLMSLTFLNVLGVRQGAWFGNAMNLVKLTGLLWMITAVATRPSTAPLDWSWPTQWTPLQFSAALVPALWAYEGWNMAPCVAGEMLDARRSLPRALGIGLGAVIVVYCASLWVTMRALPVERILATTAAGTTAVQTVLGGGAAIWVTLTILVALVGCTNTCILGAARVYFAQARDGLFFSPFGQVHPRFRTPAFSLVAHGVWSSLLVFTGTYETLISYCTFGAWIFYALVVAGVMLLRRRRPGHVRPYRVWGYPWTPLAFLVVAVGFVLSCFITTPGSSLAGLALIASGIPLYLYWRRRVTL; this is translated from the coding sequence CTGATCCTGGAATCATCGCCACCGCAACTGGAACGACGGCTGGGCCTGTGGGACGCAGTCTCGTTGGTTGTCAGCGCCGTGATTGGTTCCGCCATCTTTCTGATTCCAGCGACATTGCTGCGTCCCCAGCCGTCACCGCTGGCAGCCATGCTGGTCATGGTCTTCGCGGGCCTGCTTTCCTGGTTTGGCGCCTTGGCCTACGCCGAGATGGGTGCCATGTTTCCGGACACGGGCGGCGAGTACATTTACCTGCGGGAGTCGTGGGGTCCGCTGCCGGGGTTCCTGTTGGGCTGGTCGTTCTTCGCAGTGATCCAAGGCGGTGGCCTGGCGGCGCTGGCAGTGGGCTTTTCCACACTGTTGGGCGGAGTGATGCCTCTCTCGCACTGGGAGGGCAAGCTGGTGGCCGTCGGCCTCCTGATGAGCCTGACGTTCCTGAACGTGTTGGGCGTGCGGCAGGGCGCATGGTTCGGAAATGCAATGAACCTGGTCAAGCTCACTGGATTGCTGTGGATGATCACGGCTGTAGCCACGAGACCGTCGACCGCCCCGCTTGACTGGTCGTGGCCCACGCAGTGGACCCCGCTGCAGTTCAGCGCCGCCCTGGTGCCGGCGCTATGGGCCTATGAAGGCTGGAACATGGCGCCGTGCGTTGCCGGAGAAATGCTGGACGCGCGTAGGAGCCTGCCACGAGCGCTGGGCATCGGCTTGGGAGCGGTGATCGTCGTTTACTGTGCCTCGCTCTGGGTCACCATGCGGGCGCTGCCGGTGGAGCGGATACTCGCCACGACGGCGGCGGGAACCACGGCCGTTCAAACCGTCTTGGGCGGCGGCGCCGCCATCTGGGTGACTCTGACGATTCTGGTTGCCCTGGTGGGCTGCACGAACACGTGCATCCTGGGCGCGGCTCGCGTCTACTTCGCCCAGGCTCGCGATGGACTGTTCTTCTCGCCTTTCGGCCAAGTGCACCCACGATTCAGAACGCCGGCCTTCTCGCTGGTGGCGCATGGAGTCTGGTCGTCGCTATTGGTCTTTACGGGCACGTACGAGACGCTCATCTCGTACTGCACCTTCGGCGCATGGATCTTCTATGCTCTCGTCGTGGCCGGGGTCATGCTGCTGCGCAGGCGCAGACCCGGGCACGTCCGTCCTTATCGCGTGTGGGGCTATCCCTGGACACCGCTGGCTTTTCTCGTCGTTGCCGTGGGGTTCGTCCTAAGCTGCTTCATCACGACACCCGGCAGTTCGTTGGCAGGCCTGGCTCTGATCGCTTCAGGCATCC
- a CDS encoding GNAT family N-acetyltransferase: MPTSFSTADLALARRIEAAEAANGFALVRNARSTLVEAVPAAGGCAIFAGVGSPMTHALGIGMDGPVSTEEFDGMEEFFQSRGSASLIDLCPLADATVIEQVMSRGYRVIEFNNLMLRHLEAADATYKAPEPLGVALSADDRYAEWCRLVMRGFSGVADMPDEAAEVLINLNTVGQSFFGEIAGEPRGGAAMAIQGQIALLFGDSTLAEARGQGLQTALIRHRVAQAARAGCEWAVACVVPGTASHRNYERCGFQLFYMRVNVQRDVE, encoded by the coding sequence GTGCCTACATCTTTTTCCACGGCCGACTTGGCCTTGGCCCGGCGGATCGAGGCGGCCGAAGCGGCCAACGGGTTCGCTCTTGTCCGGAACGCCCGCTCCACCCTTGTGGAAGCTGTGCCCGCCGCGGGCGGCTGCGCTATTTTTGCCGGCGTTGGATCGCCGATGACGCATGCCCTCGGTATCGGCATGGATGGCCCTGTGTCGACTGAGGAGTTCGATGGCATGGAGGAGTTCTTCCAAAGCCGCGGCAGCGCCTCATTGATCGACCTCTGCCCGCTGGCCGACGCCACAGTCATCGAGCAGGTGATGAGTCGCGGCTATCGCGTCATTGAATTCAACAACCTCATGCTGCGGCACCTCGAAGCCGCGGACGCCACGTATAAAGCTCCGGAACCGCTGGGAGTCGCGCTCTCCGCTGACGACCGCTACGCGGAATGGTGCCGCCTGGTGATGCGCGGCTTCAGCGGCGTTGCGGACATGCCGGACGAGGCCGCGGAAGTTCTCATCAACCTGAACACCGTCGGTCAAAGTTTCTTCGGCGAAATCGCCGGGGAACCCAGGGGGGGAGCGGCCATGGCCATCCAGGGCCAGATTGCCCTGCTCTTCGGTGACTCCACCTTAGCCGAGGCGCGTGGACAAGGACTACAGACAGCCCTCATCCGGCACCGCGTCGCCCAGGCCGCGCGAGCTGGCTGTGAATGGGCAGTGGCCTGTGTGGTGCCCGGAACCGCCTCTCATCGCAACTACGAGCGCTGCGGGTTTCAGCTCTTCTACATGCGCGTCAATGTGCAGCGCGATGTGGAATGA
- a CDS encoding protein-L-isoaspartate(D-aspartate) O-methyltransferase: protein MRLWPRHPAAIPICLAATMEAQDWAALRENMVRAQIERRDVRSPAVLKAMRATPRHLFIPEDVRRFAYEDRPLPIGHGQTISQPYIVGSMSDLLEVRPTDKVLEIGTGSGYQAAILSQLAQQVFSIEIVDALAKQSARTLRELGYRNVTVRLGDGYLGWPEEAPFDRIILTAAPPNMVQALVNQLRNGGRLIAPVGEGTQVLVIVDKDAQGRTQQHTRYGVAFVPMVPGRK from the coding sequence ATGAGACTCTGGCCCCGCCATCCCGCCGCCATCCCGATCTGTCTGGCCGCCACCATGGAAGCTCAGGACTGGGCGGCCCTCCGCGAGAACATGGTGAGGGCTCAGATTGAGCGCCGGGATGTCCGCAGTCCGGCCGTTTTGAAGGCGATGCGGGCGACACCGCGGCACCTCTTCATCCCGGAGGACGTGCGGCGCTTCGCCTACGAAGACCGTCCGCTGCCGATTGGCCACGGCCAGACGATATCGCAGCCCTATATTGTTGGGTCCATGTCCGATCTGTTGGAGGTCCGGCCCACGGACAAGGTATTGGAGATCGGCACCGGCAGCGGATATCAGGCGGCGATCCTCTCGCAACTGGCGCAGCAAGTCTTTAGCATTGAGATCGTGGACGCGCTGGCGAAGCAGAGCGCACGTACGCTGCGTGAGTTGGGCTACCGGAATGTGACGGTGCGGTTGGGGGACGGATACCTCGGCTGGCCGGAGGAAGCGCCGTTTGACCGGATCATCCTCACGGCCGCCCCTCCAAACATGGTGCAGGCTCTTGTGAATCAGTTGCGCAACGGCGGACGCCTGATTGCGCCGGTCGGCGAAGGCACGCAGGTACTGGTCATCGTAGACAAGGACGCGCAGGGACGCACGCAGCAACACACCCGCTACGGAGTGGCGTTTGTGCCCATGGTGCCGGGCCGCAAGTAG